A window of Streptomyces gilvosporeus contains these coding sequences:
- a CDS encoding GDP-mannose 4,6-dehydratase: protein MSKRALITGITGQDGSYLAEHLLSQGYQVWGLIRGQANPRKSRVSRLVSELSFVEGDLMDQSSLCSAVDTVQPDEIYNLGAISFVPMSWQQPELVTEINGMGVLRMLEAIRMVSGRNGSQSDSGGQIRFYQASSSEMFGKVAETPQRETTIFRPRSPYGVAKTYGHFITRNYRESFGMYAVSGMLFNHESPRRGAEFVTRKISLAVARIKLGYQDKLSLGNLDAVRDWGFAGDYVRAMHLMLQQDEPGDYVIGTGQMHSVRDAVRIAFEHVGLDWEDYVSIDPSLVRPAEVEILCADPERAHAQLGWKPSVDFPELMRMMVDSDLRQASREREYGDLLLAASW from the coding sequence ATGTCCAAGCGTGCGCTGATCACAGGAATCACCGGGCAGGACGGCTCCTATCTGGCCGAGCACCTGCTCTCGCAGGGCTACCAGGTATGGGGCCTGATACGGGGCCAGGCGAACCCCAGGAAGTCGCGGGTCAGTCGACTGGTGTCCGAACTGTCCTTCGTCGAGGGCGACTTGATGGACCAGTCCAGCCTGTGCTCCGCCGTCGACACGGTGCAGCCCGACGAGATCTACAACCTCGGTGCGATCTCCTTCGTCCCGATGTCCTGGCAGCAGCCCGAACTCGTCACCGAGATCAACGGCATGGGCGTCCTGCGCATGCTGGAGGCGATCCGCATGGTCAGCGGGCGGAACGGCTCCCAGAGCGACAGCGGCGGGCAGATACGCTTCTACCAGGCGTCCTCGTCGGAGATGTTCGGCAAGGTCGCCGAGACCCCGCAGCGCGAGACCACCATCTTCCGCCCGCGCAGCCCCTACGGCGTGGCGAAGACCTACGGGCACTTCATCACCCGTAACTACCGTGAGTCCTTCGGGATGTACGCGGTCTCCGGCATGCTCTTCAACCATGAATCCCCGCGCCGCGGTGCGGAGTTCGTGACCCGCAAGATCTCCCTCGCGGTGGCCCGCATCAAGCTCGGCTACCAGGACAAGCTGTCCCTGGGCAACCTCGACGCCGTACGCGACTGGGGCTTCGCCGGCGACTACGTCCGTGCCATGCACCTGATGCTGCAACAGGACGAGCCGGGCGACTACGTGATCGGCACCGGCCAGATGCACTCGGTCCGCGATGCCGTCCGCATCGCCTTCGAGCATGTGGGCCTGGACTGGGAGGACTACGTCAGCATCGACCCCTCGCTGGTACGCCCGGCCGAGGTGGAGATCCTGTGCGCGGACCCCGAGCGCGCCCACGCCCAGCTGGGCTGGAAGCCCTCCGTCGACTTCCC